From the genome of Nitrospinota bacterium, one region includes:
- a CDS encoding cold-shock protein, whose protein sequence is MEKGRVKWFNESKGFGFIEREDGPDVFVHFSAIQGEGYKSLAEGQAVEFEVIEDTKGLKAINVAKVAE, encoded by the coding sequence ATGGAGAAAGGACGAGTAAAATGGTTCAACGAGAGCAAGGGCTTTGGCTTCATCGAGCGTGAGGACGGGCCGGACGTCTTCGTCCATTTCTCGGCAATCCAGGGTGAGGGCTATAAGTCTCTGGCCGAAGGCCAGGCCGTGGAGTTCGAGGTAATCGAAGACACAAAGGGCTTAAAAGCCATCAACGTGGCGAAGGTCGCCGAGTAA